The segment GCGCAGATATTATTCTACCGCAACGTTTTTCTTTTGCAAGCGTATTTTATCTGATTCCGCGACAATTCGTGCCGGATTTTGCTTGAATCACAATACGGGAGCGTTCCGTTTCTTTTCCCTTTGCGGTAAAATTAGGGCCGTAAATCAAAGGAGTTTTTTAGTATGGCTATTCGAACACGCTTTGCCCCGAGTCCTACGGGGTATATGCATATCGGCAATCTGCGGACGGCTCTGTGGGCTTATCTGATTGCCAAGAAGGACCCGGAAGGAAAATTCATTCTGCGAATTGAGGATACGGACCAGAACCGCCTTGTCGAAGGTGCGACGGACATCATCTATCAGACACTTGCACAGTGCGACCTGAAACATGATGAGGGCCCGGATGTAGGCGGCCCCTATGGCCCCTATGTGCAGTCGGAGCGGGTCAAGAGCGGCATCTATATGAAGTATGCCAGGGAGCTGATCCGCATGGGTGGTGCCCACTACTGCTTCTGTGATGAGGATATGATCAATGCGCAGCGCGAAGTTCAGGAAGCCCGCGGCGAAAGCTTCAAGTACGATGATCCGTGCAAGAAGCTGACGATTGAGGAGGCTGAAGCACGCATTGCCAATGGCGAGAAGTTTGTCATTCGTCAGACGATTCCGGAAACCGGTACAACGTCGTTTGATGATGAAGTATTCGGTCACATCACTGTCGACAATGAGACGCTGGATGAACAGATCCTGATCAAGAGTGATGGTTTCCCTACCTACAACTTTGCCAATGTCATTGATGACCATTTCATGGACATTACCGATGTTGTCCGCGGCATGGAGTATCTCTCCTCGACGCCGAAGTATACGCTGATGTACAACGCCTTCGGATGGAAGGAGCCGCGCTACATCCACTGCCCGCCGGTCATGAAGGATGAGCACAACAAGCTGAGCAAGCGCAATGGCGATGCGTCATTCCAGGATCTGGTTGCCAAGGGCTATCTGCCTCAGGCGATTCTCAATTACATTGCAATGCTCGGCTGGTCGCCGGAAGACAACAAGGAAATCTTTACGCTTGATGAAC is part of the Galactobacillus timonensis genome and harbors:
- the gltX gene encoding glutamate--tRNA ligase — protein: MAIRTRFAPSPTGYMHIGNLRTALWAYLIAKKDPEGKFILRIEDTDQNRLVEGATDIIYQTLAQCDLKHDEGPDVGGPYGPYVQSERVKSGIYMKYARELIRMGGAHYCFCDEDMINAQREVQEARGESFKYDDPCKKLTIEEAEARIANGEKFVIRQTIPETGTTSFDDEVFGHITVDNETLDEQILIKSDGFPTYNFANVIDDHFMDITDVVRGMEYLSSTPKYTLMYNAFGWKEPRYIHCPPVMKDEHNKLSKRNGDASFQDLVAKGYLPQAILNYIAMLGWSPEDNKEIFTLDELVQAFNVKHIGQSGAIFDPMKLKSINGIWLRNMDLDSYYELVKPYIDQAVKGDFDKKAIAKVVQQRADTLVEIPEMLDFFDTFPAYDSSLYVNKKMKTDEAIALESLKAGRDVLAGCDDWSEEHLHSVLMELPAKLGRKNGQVLFPLRLAITGKQFTPGGAIEIAAILGKDETLRRLDLSIAQLENKAA